Proteins encoded within one genomic window of Neodiprion fabricii isolate iyNeoFabr1 chromosome 6, iyNeoFabr1.1, whole genome shotgun sequence:
- the LOC124184945 gene encoding uncharacterized protein LOC124184945 isoform X2 yields MSVTTEDIFKMSNFKLHLTLEEAETEFSCLMAKIDPAEYNSFLTFIKKHWILPDLARGFNTIGLEKFKLSTEDFDSKEYILDDPVAILNSIAQDIKERIPFDATLPSENIISPKSGENSDCDPKITLHVDEFLYTDDDVDELVEAGKLNRYFCQSCGSKNVKPFIYISHSMSKDGLYHIFNNMLPALEGKTVLDVGSRLGAVLYGAYVYTDARKIIGVEMNEEFCKLQSDIIPDACV; encoded by the exons ATGTCTGTAACAACTGAAGATATCTTCAAAATGTCTAACTTTAAACTTCACCTTACGCTCGAAGAAGCGGAAACTGAATTTTCTTGTCTGATGGCAAAAATCGACCCCGCAGAGTATAATTCCTTCTTAACATTCATCAAGAAACATTGGATTCTACCGGATTTAGCCAGGGGTTTCAATACGATAG gattagagaaatttaaattaagTACAGAAGATTTCGATTCAAAAGAATATATATTGGATGATCCTGTTGCTATATTAAATAGTATTGCCCAGGACATCAAAGAAAGAATACCATTTGACGCTACGCTTCCTTCAGAGAACATAATATCCCCAAAGTCTGGAGAG AATTCTGATTGCGATCCAAAGATAACATTGCATGTCGATGAATTTCTGTACACTGATGACGATGTGGATGAATTGGTTGAAGCTGGAAAATTGAATAGATACTTTTGCCAAAGCTGTGGTTCTAAAAACGTGAAACCATTCA tttaTATATCACATTCGATGTCTAAGGATGGTCTCTATCACATATTTAACAATATGCTACCTGCACTTGAAGGTAAAACTGTATTAGACGTGGGATCTAGACTGGGTGCTGTTTTGTATGGA GCGTACGTGTACACAGATGCGCGTAAAATAATTGGTGTTGAAATGAATGAGGAATTTTGTAAACTACAGTCAGACATTATTC CTGATGCGTGCGTATAA
- the LOC124184945 gene encoding uncharacterized protein LOC124184945 isoform X1, protein MSVTTEDIFKMSNFKLHLTLEEAETEFSCLMAKIDPAEYNSFLTFIKKHWILPDLARGFNTIGLEKFKLSTEDFDSKEYILDDPVAILNSIAQDIKERIPFDATLPSENIISPKSGENSDCDPKITLHVDEFLYTDDDVDELVEAGKLNRYFCQSCGSKNVKPFIYISHSMSKDGLYHIFNNMLPALEGKTVLDVGSRLGAVLYGAYVYTDARKIIGVEMNEEFCKLQSDIIRKYEMDKRVEIMHNRIEDTEDVVRTSDVVILNNVFEFYLSEAAQIKIWNFLRSNIKKGALIVTQPRIETTFSQLDTGIQVDSWVRPIQSNASTSEDFQFFASDKNDVNSTFTEIACYEVL, encoded by the exons ATGTCTGTAACAACTGAAGATATCTTCAAAATGTCTAACTTTAAACTTCACCTTACGCTCGAAGAAGCGGAAACTGAATTTTCTTGTCTGATGGCAAAAATCGACCCCGCAGAGTATAATTCCTTCTTAACATTCATCAAGAAACATTGGATTCTACCGGATTTAGCCAGGGGTTTCAATACGATAG gattagagaaatttaaattaagTACAGAAGATTTCGATTCAAAAGAATATATATTGGATGATCCTGTTGCTATATTAAATAGTATTGCCCAGGACATCAAAGAAAGAATACCATTTGACGCTACGCTTCCTTCAGAGAACATAATATCCCCAAAGTCTGGAGAG AATTCTGATTGCGATCCAAAGATAACATTGCATGTCGATGAATTTCTGTACACTGATGACGATGTGGATGAATTGGTTGAAGCTGGAAAATTGAATAGATACTTTTGCCAAAGCTGTGGTTCTAAAAACGTGAAACCATTCA tttaTATATCACATTCGATGTCTAAGGATGGTCTCTATCACATATTTAACAATATGCTACCTGCACTTGAAGGTAAAACTGTATTAGACGTGGGATCTAGACTGGGTGCTGTTTTGTATGGA GCGTACGTGTACACAGATGCGCGTAAAATAATTGGTGTTGAAATGAATGAGGAATTTTGTAAACTACAGTCAGACATTATTCGTAAGTATGAGATGGACAAACGGGTAGAAATAATGCATAATAGAATTGAGGATACCGAAGATGTGGTAAGGACCAGTGATGTGGTCATCCTAAATAACGTCTTTGAGTTTTATCTGTCAGAAGCAgcgcaaataaaaatttggaacttCCTTAgaagtaatataaaaaaaggcGCGTTGATAGTAACTCAACCACGTATCGAAACTACATTCTCCCAGCTGGACACTGGTATCCAAGTTGACTCGTGGGTTAGACCTATTCAATCAAACGCAAGCACGTCAGAGGATTTCCAGTTCTTTGCAAGCGATAAAAATGACGTCAACAGCACATTTACCGAAATTGCATGCTACGaagttttgtaa